The Arcobacter sp. F2176 genome contains the following window.
TATTACATGGCTTTCTACTGGTTTTGAAATCAACATGGATGAAAATAGACCATGTAGTGTACTTACAAGTAAAAGATGGGCAACTGAACAAAAAAAATTCGCAGCTATTCAAAAAAAAGCTACTCATGAAAACTACTTAGCTGGTAAAAAAATATTTGAAACAAAATGTGCATCATGTCATGGTATGAATGGTGAAGGTGTTGCAGTGTTTCCTCCATTATGGGGACAAGATAAAAATGGTAAATGGCTATCTTATAATACAGGTGCTGGTATGAGTAAACTTAACAAAGCTCCAGCTTGGATTAAAGAAAATATGCCATTAGGTCAAGGTGGAACATTAAGCGATCAAGAAGCTGCTGATGTAGCACTTTTTGTTGATGCACAACCAAGAGCTAGTTTTGATTTAAAAGACCATTTACTTCCAAAAGAAGAAATGGGACATTATAATTCAAAAGTACATGAAGAAAAACACTCAGTTGAATCAAACTTCAAAGCATTTGGACTTGATTTACAAAAAATAAAAACAGGTAAATAATACTTTTAAATTAGGTGCTAAAAGATTTCTTAGCACCTATTTTATTTATTGGCATCAAAAAGAAGTTTAAATCCTACCAATGAAAAAGTAACTCCTACAAAACTATCAATATACTTTTTAAAATCAAAATACTTATTAACTACTCTTTGGTTAGAAAACATAAAAGCGTAAGCTATAAATATCACTATTCCAAAAGGTAAACAAAGTATTACAGGGAAATATATTGACATACTATTTTGTTCATTTGGCAAGGC
Protein-coding sequences here:
- a CDS encoding c-type cytochrome; this translates as MKKLLLLIAFSLIAFAQTPEVPKNYPNGELGRMVKLGEAIMNETNTHPLTKDLVGNNLQCKSCHLIGNDGKPGTMTTIGTFRGTAASFPAFSKREKTVQTLQDRINNCYMRSMDGKRPIIDTEASVAMAAYITWLSTGFEINMDENRPCSVLTSKRWATEQKKFAAIQKKATHENYLAGKKIFETKCASCHGMNGEGVAVFPPLWGQDKNGKWLSYNTGAGMSKLNKAPAWIKENMPLGQGGTLSDQEAADVALFVDAQPRASFDLKDHLLPKEEMGHYNSKVHEEKHSVESNFKAFGLDLQKIKTGK